From a region of the Tachypleus tridentatus isolate NWPU-2018 chromosome 1, ASM421037v1, whole genome shotgun sequence genome:
- the LOC143253636 gene encoding uncharacterized protein LOC143253636, translating into MEHDQKDEVGPHDDPQVSGALQSIIPAILGIVLAIIFICFIVWLIKYLLRKKQKSYRLYKSVSADDEVELKDSSTAPCESREGSYSSMPIMSGNSSSPEDEKEDSAPEISTETENVESSSENVEKEMEETQPEPSTLKDRETEPVVVTDIERKRSEQPNEEKPSLYPELISIDP; encoded by the exons ATGGAACATG ATCAGAAGGATGAAGTTGGACCACATGATGATCCACAAGTTAGTGGTGCTCTACAATCCATCATACCTGCCATCTTAGGCATTGTTTTAGCTatcatatttatctgttttatagTGTGGTTGATTAAGTATCTTTTGAGAAA GAAACAAAAGTCCTACCGTTTATACAAATCAGTAAGTGCAGATGATGAAGTGGAATTGAAAGACTCAAGCACAGCCCCTTGTGAATCTCGAGAAGGATCGTATTCTTCCATGCCTATCATGTCTGGTAATTCCTCATCTCCTGAAGATGAAAAAGAGGATTCAG CACCAGAAATAAGTACAGAGACAGAGAATGTGGAATCCTCAAGTGAAAATGTAGAAAAAGAAATG GAGGAAACCCAGCCTGAACCTTCCACATTAAAGGATAGAGAGACTGAGCCAGTAGTGGTCACAGATATAGAACGTAAACGATCTGAACAGCCAAATGAAGAAAAGCCATCTTTGTATCCAGAGCTTATTTCAATTGACCCCTAA